AATTTTTAAGAGTTGAGCGGTTTTACTTTTATTCCAATTGCATTCATTCAGAATTTTCAGAATATGTTCTTTTTCCATTAGAGCCAGAGAACCTGATCGATTTGGAGAAGAGCCAAAGGAATAATGAATAATATCTGTAGGTTCGATGATGTCGGTTTTAGCCAACACGACGGATCTTTCGATCGTGTTTTGTAATTCCCTGATATTCCCGGGCCAATCATATTCGATAAGAGCTTTCATTGTTGCTTGAGAAATGGACTTTATTTTTTTGTTTCTTTTCTTATTATATTTTTTAAGGAAATAATTCGCTAAAATCGGAATATCATCTTTGCGTACTCGCAGAGATGGTAAATTGAAGGGAATTACAGCCAGACGATAAAACAGGTCTTCCCGGAAAGAACCATCACCAACTGCTTTCACGAGATTGATATTGGTTGCCGAGATGATCCTGACATCTATCTTTATAGTCTGTGTTCCGCCGACTTTAGTAATCTCACTTTCCTGGATTGCTCGTAATAACTTTGCCTGGATATTTGTACTGATATTACCAATCTCATCAAAAAATAGAGTGCCGGTATTTGCCAGTTCAAATTTTCCATGCCTGGAACTGATCGCTCCGGTAAAAGAACCTTTCACATGACCGAACAACTCACTCTCGAACAAATTTTCCACTAAACTTCCGCAATCGACAGTAACAAAAGGTTTATCTCTTCTCGAACTGTTTTGATGGATTGCTCTCGCTACCAATTCTTTCCCGGTTCCACTTTCTCCGCTGATCAGAACAGTGCTATCTGTCGGACCAACTTTCTTTATCAACTGTTTGATCTTGATCATAGGTTCGCTGTTTCCAATCAGTTCGTCCATCCCAATGTACGAATTTAACTGCTCCCGCAAGTAAATATTCTCTAATAATAATTTTCTTTTTTCCACCATTCTTTTTATAATAATTCTTAATGCTTCAGGAGTAAACGGTTTGGGCAGGAAATCACTTGCTCCGATTTTCATAGCTTCAACTGCGGATTCGATGGTAGCATAACCTGTAATAATTACTACTACTGTTTCCGGATAATTGTCCCGAATTTTTTTTAGAACTTCCATCCCGTTCATACCAGGCATTTTCAAATCGAGAATAACAATATCAAAGACTTTCTTTTTCAGCAGTTCCAGACCCTTTTTACCATTTTCTGCTTCTTTAACTATATATTTACTGCGGATCAGTGTCTGTTTACAACCATCCCGCAAATGCTTATCATCATCAATAATCAGGATATTGAAATTTTTATCCATTTTGCTCCTAGATCGGAAGACTGATCGTAAATGTCGATCCTTTTCTTAACTTGCTTTGAACTTTGATATTTCCCTTATGTTTTTTGATAATCCCATAACTTATGGAAAGACCGAGTCCTGTTCCGTGTCCGTCTTCTCTGGCTGAAAAGAAAGGTTCAAAAAGTCTTTTAATATCTTCTTTTGAAATTCCACATCCCGTATCTGAAAATTTAATTTCAACAAACTCTTTATCTGCGGAAAGATCAGTTTCAATTTTCAATTCTCCTTTTCCGTTCATAGACTCGACTGCATTTAATAAGATGTTCAAAAAAACTTGTTGAATTTTTGCTTTATCAAATAAAATTTCAGGAATTTTCGGATTAAAATTCTTGATGATATGAACATTCTGGAACAGGGATTGATTTTGAACTAAAGATAGTACATTTTCAACAACAAGATGAATATCATATATTTGCATTTCTGTTTTGGTCGCTCGGGAAAAATCGAGAAGACCTCTGACGATTTCTTTGCAGCGGGTAGTTTGCTCCACAATATTTTGCAGGTTCTCTTTCATCTGGTTGTTTTCTTCAATATCTTCTAATAAGAGATTACTGTAGATCAAGATGCTTCCGAGAGGATTATTTATTTCATGAGCAACCCCGGCAGCGAGTTGCCCGACAATCGCCAATCTTTCGGATTCCATGATCTTCTTCTGGGTAAATTCCTTTAATTGCTGGTCTCTTTTTTTGATCGATTTTGCCATCAGATTAAAAGTAGTTGCTAATTCTCCGATTTCATCCTTCGATTGAATTTCGACATGCTGATCCAAATTTCCGGAAGCCAGAGTGCTGGAAGCAGAAACAAGATATTTTATTTGTT
This is a stretch of genomic DNA from Candidatus Cloacimonadota bacterium. It encodes these proteins:
- a CDS encoding sigma-54-dependent Fis family transcriptional regulator, whose product is MDKNFNILIIDDDKHLRDGCKQTLIRSKYIVKEAENGKKGLELLKKKVFDIVILDLKMPGMNGMEVLKKIRDNYPETVVVIITGYATIESAVEAMKIGASDFLPKPFTPEALRIIIKRMVEKRKLLLENIYLREQLNSYIGMDELIGNSEPMIKIKQLIKKVGPTDSTVLISGESGTGKELVARAIHQNSSRRDKPFVTVDCGSLVENLFESELFGHVKGSFTGAISSRHGKFELANTGTLFFDEIGNISTNIQAKLLRAIQESEITKVGGTQTIKIDVRIISATNINLVKAVGDGSFREDLFYRLAVIPFNLPSLRVRKDDIPILANYFLKKYNKKRNKKIKSISQATMKALIEYDWPGNIRELQNTIERSVVLAKTDIIEPTDIIHYSFGSSPNRSGSLALMEKEHILKILNECNWNKSKTAQLLKIDRKTLRLKIEKYKITTGE